A single genomic interval of Psychrilyobacter piezotolerans harbors:
- a CDS encoding NADH:ubiquinone reductase (Na(+)-transporting) subunit D — protein sequence MNKYKDILKDNLWDDNPVFVQILGICSTLAVTNNLTNTLIMSISVVFVAGLTNFSVASIKHFIPGKVRMIIQTLIISFFVIIVDLLLRAFLPDISKSLGPYVGLIITNCIIMGRAEAFARSNKPLISLWDGFTTGIGYMWVLMAIAFIRELFGFGSLFGIQIMPEGFKTWTIMIMAPSAFFILGGVIWIINNIKLSKESSK from the coding sequence ATGAATAAATATAAAGACATATTAAAGGATAATTTATGGGATGATAATCCTGTTTTTGTTCAAATCCTTGGGATTTGCTCGACATTAGCAGTTACTAATAATTTAACAAATACACTTATAATGAGTATTTCTGTAGTGTTTGTTGCTGGATTGACTAATTTTAGTGTGGCCAGCATAAAACATTTCATTCCTGGTAAAGTTCGTATGATCATACAAACTCTTATAATTTCTTTCTTTGTTATTATAGTAGATTTATTGCTGAGAGCCTTTCTGCCAGACATCAGTAAATCTCTTGGCCCATATGTAGGTTTAATTATTACTAATTGCATTATCATGGGAAGAGCCGAAGCTTTTGCTCGTTCAAATAAGCCTCTAATCTCTCTTTGGGATGGTTTTACAACAGGGATAGGATATATGTGGGTTCTAATGGCTATAGCTTTTATCAGGGAATTATTTGGTTTTGGCTCACTATTTGGGATTCAAATCATGCCGGAAGGATTCAAAACTTGGACAATAATGATTATGGCTCCAAGTGCATTTTTTATCTTAGGCGGTGTTATTTGGATAATCAATAACATAAAACTTTCAAAAGAAAGTTCAAAATAG
- a CDS encoding NADH:ubiquinone reductase (Na(+)-transporting) subunit E, protein MAPDINPLVLLLASILTSNILLANFLGLCSFISISKDMDSANGLGMSVTAVLTITTAINWVVYRYILIPFDLLYLRFIVFIIIIAATVQVLEMVIDRFSPALYMALGIFLPLITVNCAILGVALFMEIRGYSFLQSIVFAFGSGLGWWLAIVSLAAIQKKVLKAPVPEGLKGAGITLITIGFMAMAFIGFSGMLIVQ, encoded by the coding sequence ATGGCACCAGATATTAATCCATTGGTTTTGTTACTCGCTTCAATACTTACCAGTAATATTTTATTAGCTAATTTCTTAGGGTTGTGCAGCTTTATATCAATATCTAAAGATATGGATTCTGCCAACGGTCTTGGAATGTCTGTTACTGCAGTTCTGACTATTACAACTGCTATAAATTGGGTTGTATACAGATATATATTAATACCTTTTGATCTTTTATATCTCAGGTTTATTGTTTTTATCATAATTATCGCGGCTACCGTCCAGGTTTTAGAGATGGTTATCGACCGTTTTTCTCCTGCCCTTTATATGGCTTTAGGTATTTTCTTACCATTAATAACTGTTAATTGTGCTATTTTAGGAGTTGCTTTATTTATGGAGATTAGAGGTTATTCATTTCTACAGAGTATTGTTTTTGCTTTTGGTTCTGGTCTGGGATGGTGGCTTGCTATCGTTTCCTTAGCAGCTATACAAAAAAAAGTTTTAAAAGCTCCTGTCCCTGAAGGTTTAAAAGGAGCAGGAATAACCCTGATAACAATTGGGTTCATGGCCATGGCATTTATAGGGTTCTCCGGTATGCTCATAGTTCAATAA
- a CDS encoding NADH:ubiquinone reductase (Na(+)-transporting) subunit F, whose product MEFLIAPIIVALLASALALTISILDKHVNNYGDVEININKGKKVLDVKGGDKLLTTLSSEGVFLPSGCGGRGSCGACKCKISTDIGPVLPTEKPYLSIEEINNNTRLACQIKVKKNLDVYIPEELFNAREFSGIVEEINDLTYDIKEVIVSIGDESIDFVSGRYIQLVVPPYGKIKESTQRAYSISSKPSERNKVAMLIRLVPDGIATTWVHKYMKVGDKLRLIGPFGEFEKSDCESVMICIAGGSGMAPFKSIFHDMLEKGEIDREVWYFFGARTTKDLFLLKEFQEMEKKWPNFHFIPALSDCSPDENWDGEQGLITDVLDKYLKSKITPSKHKEGFLCGSPGMIGACINVLNDNGIKDIFYDNFA is encoded by the coding sequence ATGGAATTTTTAATTGCACCAATTATCGTTGCACTTCTTGCTAGCGCACTTGCTCTCACTATCTCTATCTTAGACAAACATGTCAATAACTATGGAGATGTAGAAATTAATATTAATAAAGGTAAAAAAGTGCTAGATGTAAAAGGGGGAGACAAACTCCTGACAACTTTATCTTCAGAAGGAGTTTTTCTTCCCTCTGGTTGTGGAGGAAGGGGATCTTGCGGAGCTTGTAAGTGTAAAATTTCCACAGATATAGGCCCTGTCCTTCCCACTGAAAAACCTTATTTATCCATTGAAGAAATCAATAACAATACAAGATTGGCATGCCAAATCAAGGTAAAAAAAAACCTGGATGTATATATCCCGGAAGAATTATTCAACGCCAGAGAATTCTCCGGCATTGTTGAAGAAATCAATGATTTAACCTATGATATCAAAGAAGTTATCGTATCTATAGGAGATGAGTCTATAGATTTTGTTTCTGGAAGATATATTCAATTAGTTGTTCCTCCATATGGAAAAATAAAAGAATCCACTCAAAGGGCTTATTCTATTTCTTCTAAACCTTCAGAAAGAAATAAGGTTGCTATGTTAATTCGGCTGGTTCCAGACGGAATAGCTACCACATGGGTTCATAAGTATATGAAAGTAGGGGATAAATTAAGATTAATAGGACCTTTTGGTGAATTTGAAAAATCAGATTGTGAATCTGTAATGATTTGTATTGCTGGAGGATCTGGTATGGCTCCATTTAAGTCTATATTCCATGACATGTTAGAAAAAGGTGAAATTGATAGAGAAGTTTGGTATTTTTTTGGAGCCAGAACTACAAAAGATTTATTTTTACTTAAAGAATTTCAAGAAATGGAAAAAAAATGGCCTAACTTTCATTTTATTCCTGCACTATCAGATTGTTCACCTGATGAGAATTGGGATGGTGAACAAGGTTTGATTACTGATGTTCTGGATAAATATTTAAAATCTAAAATTACTCCTTCTAAACACAAGGAAGGATTTCTTTGCGGAAGTCCGGGGATGATAGGGGCTTGTATTAATGTTCTCAATGACAACGGCATAAAAGATATTTTTTACGACAATTTTGCATAA